From Agrobacterium vitis:
GATCTATCCCGCAAAGGACACGGATCTTCCCGGCTTGCAGGCGGTCGAGCGGGTCAATGCGCTTTACCGGCGGCTGTTTGCAGTTGGCCATGTGCCGTTTTCGCTGGCGCCGGTTGATCAGGGCAAGGCCTTGCGGCTAGACCATGATCCCGCACTCGGCGCATCCGCCTATCGGCTCGACTTTGCGCAGCAGATTACGCTGTCCTTTGGCGATGAAGCGGGACGGCAATATGGACTGACGGCATTGGCGCAAATGCTGCATGGAGCAAGACGGGACCCCGCGCAGTTTCAGTTTCCGGTCTCCGGCCAGATCAAGGATGCGCCGCGTTATGGCTGGCGCGGCTGCCATCTGGATGTGTCCCGGCAATTTTATCCGACGCAGGACGTGCTGCGGCTGATCGACATCATGGCCTGGATGAAGCTGAACATTTTCCACTGGCACCTGACCGATGATGAAGCCTGGCGGTTGGAAATCAAGGCCTACCCGCAACTGACGACTATCGGCGTGCTGCGTGGCCCGGCTGAGCCGATGTTGCCGCAGCTTGGCAATGGCGCGGAGCCGGTCGGTGGTTTTTACACCCAGGAGGATGTTGCACACATCGTCGCCCATGCCGCTTTGTTGCATGTCGAAGTCGTGCCTGAGATCGATATTCCAGGTCATAGCACCGCGATCCTGGCGGCCTTGCCTGAGCTGGTCGATGGCCAGGAAGCACCTGACAGCTATCGTTCCGTCCAGGGCTATCCGAATAACGCCCTCAACCCAGCCATTGAGCAGACCTATGCGTTTCTCGGCAAGGTCTTGGATGAAATGGCGAGGCTGTTTCCCTCCGATCTCGTGCATGTCGGCGGTGATGAGGTTGCGGCGAATACCTGGATGGCCTCGCCGCTAGCGAAAAAGCTGATGGAGCAGGAGGGCATTGACGGCACATTTGGGCTGCAAAGCCATTTCATGAAGCGCATTCAGCAGATGCTGAAAGAACGCGGCAAGAAACTGGCCGGTTGGGACGAAGTATCCCACGGCGGCGGTGTCGATCCGCAGGGAACACTGCTGATGGCCTGGCAGAAGCCGGAGGTTGGGTTGGATCTGGCGCGGCAGGGCTATGATGTGGTGATGACGCCGGGTCAGGCCTATTATCTCGATATGGTGCAGGACGAGGCGTGGCAGGAGCCGGGCGCCAGCTGGGCCGGCACCGTGCCGCCGCACCATACCTACACCTATGAGGCCGTCGCAGAGTTTCCTGAGGAATTAAAGCCGAGGATGCGGGGTGTGCAGGCCTGTATCTGGTCGGAGCATTTCCTGAACCGCGATTACTTTAACCACCTCGTCTTCCCCCGCCTGCCAGCTGTTGCCGAGGCCGCCTGGACCCCCAGGGATCAGAAGGACTGGCTGCGGTTTGCAGCGCTCGCGCCGCTGATGCCACATTTTTAAGGAAATCGGACATGGAACTTCGAATTGCCGTTGGTGGCATTCATACAGAATGCAGCACGTCATCGCCGGTGCTGATGCAGATCGAGGATTTTCGCGTGCTGCGCGGTGATGATCTTCTTGCCGCCGATTATTTCAGCTTTCTTGGCACGGATGGGCTGAAACCTTTGCCCTTGCTGCATGCCCGCGCTGTTCCAGGAGGCCCGGTTTTGCGCCAGACCTATGAGAGTTTCAAGGCCGAATTCCTGGAAAGGTTGCAGGCCGCTCTGCCGGTGGACGGGCTCTATCTCGCCATGCATGGCGCCATGAATGTCGAAGGCATTGATGATGCCGAGGGTGATTGGATCGCTTCTGCCCGCGCCGTGGTTGGATTGGATTGCCCGGTTGCTGCAAGCTATGATCTGCATGGCAATGTCACCCAGAAAATCATCGATCAACTGGATATTTTCGCCGGTTACCGGACCGCGCCGCATATCGATGTGCGCGAAACCATGGTCCGGGCCTGGGACATGTTGGTAAAAGCACTGCGGACCGGCGAAAAGCCTGGGATCGCCTGGGCGCCTGTGCCGGTTCTTCTTCCCGGAGAACGAACGTCTACCGAAGACGAGCCGGCCAAAAGCCTTTACTTGCAATTGCCCCAGCATGATCAGCGACCGGGCATATGGGATGCCAATCTGATGGTTGGTTATGTCTGGGCCGACGAGCCACGCGCCACGGCCTGTGCCGTGGTCACAGGCGTGGATCGAAGCGAGGCACAAAAGGTGGCTGAAGAGATTGCCCGGTCTTACTGGGAAGCGCGCCATGCCTTCCGGTTCGGCCCGGTGACGGGTTCTTTGAATGACATGCTGAATATCGTCGAAAAGACCCAGACCCGGCCGATTATTCTGGCTGATTCCGGCGACAACCCGACCGGCGGTGGCGTTGGCGACCGCGCCGATGTGTTAGCGGCATTGATTGCTCGTAATTTCGACGGGGCTGTGATTGGCGGGATTACCGACAAGCCCGCAGTCGATGCCTGTTTTTCCGCGGGCGTCGGGGCGAAATTGGCACTGAAGGTCGGTGGCTCACTCGATCCGGCAAGCCCGTCGGTTGAGGTGAATTGCGAGGTGCTTCGGCTGGATGATCCGGGTGTGGCAACGGAGCGTCAGGCCATCGTCAAAATCGGTGGTATTACCCTTATTCTCGCCAGCAAGCGCAGGCCCTACCACAATCTGGCCGATTTCACCCGGCATGGCATTGATCCGAAAGCGGTGCGGTTGCTGGTGGTAAAGTCGGGCTATCTTTCTCCCGAGCTTCAGCCAATTTCCAATCCGAACCTGATGGCGCTGACCGATGGGGTCATCAACCAGGATATCGAAGCCTTGCCGAGCAAGCGCCGCAAACAACCGACCTATCCCTTCGTCAAGGATTTCGACTATCAGCCGCAAGCAACGACTTCAGCGCGTTGGACGGATAGCGACAATCGTGAAGGCGCAGACTGAGCCCGTCAGAATTCCAGGCAAACTTTAAACGAGAGATCAGCGATCTCATTCCTCAAAGCTGTCTCCGGTAAAGCCAGCGGCAGCTTGTTTTCACAAAGATAGCGCGTTCATGCCGCCAGTTCTCTCCATCATTGCCGCTAATCCGGGTATCCGGATTAGCGCGATTGCGATTTTCTTCTTCGGCCTGTCCGGTGCGACCACGGCTCCCTATATGTCGATCATTGGCATACACGAGTTGGGGTTGAGCAATGCGCATTACTCGCTGCTGATTTTCATCGCGTCCTGCGTCAATGTCGCCGCCAGCGTTGCCGTGGGGATCTTGGCCGACAGGCTTGGACATTTCCGCATGCCGATGGTCATGGTCAGCTTGTTTGGCGTGATCGGTTATGGGGTGGTGTTTCTTGAGCCGAACCAGATCATCTTCGTTGGCTCCGCGCTGCTATTGCTGCCGGTTTACAACGCCTTGAATTCGCTGATATTTGCCAATGTGCGGGCCGCATCCAAGGATATGCCGGTGCGTGAACTGATTGCGGTCAATTCCGGCGTGCGGGCGATTATATCGGCCTCCTGGGTCCTGGTGCCCGGTCTGGTGGGCTTCTTTCTGGCCGGTCAGAAAAGCATGCTGCCCGCCTTTCTGTTTGCCAGCCTCGGCGGACTTGCCTGTTTCATGCTGTTTCTGGTCTGGTTGCCGAAGGCGGAGGCAAGGGCCGAACCCTCGGCAAGCCTGGCGTTTTTTTCATCCCTGTCTAAAATCGCTTCGCCAGGATTATTGTTGCGGCTTGGCGCCATCGCGCTGATTACGGCCATGCTGCAAATGAACGGCGTCGTGCTGCCCCTTGTCATGACCGGGCCAGCGCATGGCACGACCGGCGATGTCGGTATTATCGTCGGTATCGTCGCCTTTCTGGAAATCATCTTCATTCTGTTCTGGGGCTGGGTGGAGCGCAAAACCTCCAGTGTCGCGACGCTTGTTGCCGGTTCGCTGATCTATTGCGTTTATTTGTTGTGCCTCGGTCTCGCCTCGCGGCCAGAACATGTCTATCTGCTCTCCGGCATTGCCGGTTTCGGCGCGGCGGCGATTATCAGCGTGCCGATTACCTATCTGCAAAACCTGATTGCCGATCGCGCGGGCCTTGGTAGTTCGCTCATTGCGGTGAATATCTTCTTGAGCGGTGGATTGAACTCGCTGCTCTTTGCATTCGGAACCGGTATCAGCGATTATTCCGGCACAGCAATGCTCGGCGCCTTGGCCGGATTCTGCGGGATTTTGCTGTTGCTGATGCTGGAAAAGCCACGGTCCTTCAGGGGTGCTCAATGACCGGAATACAGAGAAGAGACCATCATGGCAGAACGTGAACCAGAGAAGAACGACCGCGGTTTGCTGGAAGTCTGTGTGGATTCCGTTGCGGGGCTGGAGGCGGCGATTGCCGGTGGCGCGGACCGGATCGAGCTATGCGCCGCCCTTGACTGCGGGGGGCTGACGCCGACATCAGGCCTGATGCAGCGTGCCGCTCAGGCACCCATCCCGGTTTTTGCGATGATCCGGCCACGGGCAGGTGGTTTCGTGTTCTCACCTGATGAGGTCGCCGTCATGGCGGCGGATATCCACGCCGCACGGCAGGCAGGTTTGGCGGGTGTCGTACTTGGGGCGTCTCTGCCTGATGGACGACTGGACCTTGAGGTGCTTGGTAAGCTCACAGCGGTAGCGTCTGGCCTGGCTGTGACATTGCACCGGGCTTTCGACCTCGTGCCAGACTTTGATGAAGCGCTGGAGCAGGCGGTTGCGCTCGGGTTTGGCCGAATTCTCACGTCCGGTGGCGCGCAATCCGTCGTCGACGGTTTCGACCGTTTGACATCGCTTTCAAAAGCGGCAGGTGGCCGGATCATCATCCTGCCCGGTGGTGGGCTGCGGCCTGATCGCATCGCGCCGTTCTGGCAGGCCGGCTTGCGGGAGTTTCACGCCTCTTGCAGCGTGCCAGCGACGGTCGATCCCGTTCTGGTCGATTTTGGTTTTGCCAGGGCGGGGCAGGCGCAGACCGATAGCGATTTGGTCCGCAGACTTGTTGAGGCAATCGACAACTGCCGCACTCTGCCCTGATGGGTTATACGGTTTCCGGGTCCACCTGGCGCGGCGCGCCTTTTTCGTCCAGCGCCACCATGATGAAATGGGCATCGGTGACCTTTTGGCGCTCCTGCGTAAACTGCCTGCGGACCCAGCACTCGACATAGATGGTCATGGAGGTGCGACCGACCTGGCTGATGGATGTGTAGATGCACACGGTATCACCGACCTTGACCGGCAGCTTGAAGCTGACTTCCTTTATCGCTGCTGTGACCGTGCGACCTTTCGCGCGCTCGGAAGAGCGGATGCCAGCGGCGGCGTCCATCTGCGCCAGAACCCAGCCACCGAATATATCCCCGGCGGGATTGGTATCGGCTGGCATGGCGAGTGTGCGTAAGGTCAATTCGCCCTGGGGTTCGTCAATCTCGGTCATTGTCTTCCAACTTTCGTTTTCAGGATAGTAGAAGCTGCGTCGTTGCCGCAATCCTCAATTCAATCGAGAGAAGAGATAGGCTCTAGACACTGAAAGGTCGAGAGCGCAGGCATGCGCCGGCGACACTGCGGCTTTGCCGAAAAGCTTTACCTTGCGATTTTACCGCTTTTTAGAAACCTCGATGGAGGCGATCAGCCGCTCGACATAGGCGGAAAACAGGACACCCATATCGGTACTGTCGGGCAGCCGCAGCCAGAGCATTTGCAAACCATCCATCAGGCCGATAATTTCCGTTGCTATCCCTTGGGGATCTATGTCGGATTTGATCTCATGATTCATAATGCCTTCTGCAAAAATGTTGGCCAGTTTGCGGCGCAGTTGCAGGCTACGTTTGTGAAACCAGGCCTGGGCCGGGTGTCCGGCAAGCAGGCTTTCAGCGTTGAGGATCGAAAACGCCCGCACCACTCCTTCCGACTGCATGTTTTGGTTGGTGACCTCAACCAATAGGCCGAGGAAATCGCGCCAATGCGGCGTTTTCTTGTTTAAGTCCGGCGCTGTCTCTTTGTCTCGCCGTTCCAGGATCGCCAGGAGAAGGTCCACTTTGGTCGGAAAATAATGCAGAAGACCAGGAAGTGAGAGGCCGACATCCTCAGCAATGTCTGCAATCGCGGCATTTTGAAAGCCATCCTTGGCAAAACGGTTGAGGGCAGCCTGCAGGATTTCTTCTCGCCGCGCAGCCCCTTTCACCGAATTCCGGCGGCGGCCTGCAACCGTATCGACGGGAGCGCGGCCTGCATCGGATATGTCCTGTCTTGGCATTTCTCTCACTTTCAGGTTGCATGGCGTACCACCCTTAGAGCTTGTCTTTCAGAAAAGTGGAACTCAATTTTCTGAAAGACAAACGAAAACGTGAAAAACGACAGGATGGCGGCTCATTCTGAACCTGAGCGCCTTTATAGCCATATCGAAAACCGGGTGAAGGCAGACAGGTTGTCTTGCGAGAAATAATAATACCGAGTAGTTGGTAGGTAAATAGGGAGGACATGCGATGATCGACCGTCTGCTTGATGAGATGACCCTTGAGGAACAGGTTTCTTTGCTATCCGGTGCGGATTTCTGGACCACGGTGCCGGTGGAGCGGCTCGGTATTGCGAAGATCAAGGTAACCGACGGGCCAAATGGGGCGCGCGGCGGCGGGTCACTGGTTGGCGGCGTGAAGGCGACCTGCTATCCCGTTGCGATTGCGCTCGGTGCCACCTGGAACCCGGCACTTATCGAAGCCATGGGTGTTTCCCTGGCGGGACAGGTGAAAAGCAAGGGCGCGAGCGTCCTTCTTGCGCCAACCGTCAATATCCATCGGTCCGGTTTGAACGGGCGCAATTTCGAATGCTATTCCGAAGACCCCATGCTGACGGCTGCTTTGGCTGTTGCTTATATCAAAGGCGTGCAGAGCCAGGGTGTGGCGGCGACGATCAAGCATTTCGCAGGCAATGAATCCGAGATCGAACGGCAGACCATGTCTTCGGATATCGATGAACGCGCTTTGCGGGAAATCTATCTTCTACCCTTTGAACAGGCCGTGAAAAAGGCTGGTGTCATGGCGGTTATGTCCTCCTATAACCGGCTGAACGGTACCTATACAAGTGAACATGCCTGGCTGTTGACGGATGTTCTGCGCGAGCAATGGGGCTTTGACGGTATTGTCATGTCCGATTGGTTCGGTTCGCATTCCACATCCGAAACCATCAATGCCGGGCTTGATCTGGAAATGCCCGGCCCAACCCGTGACCGTGGTGAAAAGCTGGTGCAGGCGGTTCGCGACGGCACCGTCAGGCCGGAAACAGTACGCGAAGCGGCGGGGCGCATTCTCACTCTGCTGGAGCGGGTCGGGGCGTTTTCATCTGCGCCTGACCTGTCCGAACATGCCGAGGATTTGCCGGCTGACCGGGCGCTAATCCGCAAAATTGGCGCCGAAGGTGCGGTTCTTCTGAAGAATGACAACATCCTGCCGTTGGAAAAGGCATCCCTGAAGCGTGTCGCGGTTATCGGGCCGAATGCCGCTGTTGCCCGGGTGATGGGTGGCGGCAGTGCCCAGATCAATGCCCATTATACGATCAGCCCGCTTGAGGGCATTCGTGCGGCTTTGCAAGGCAGTGTCGACGTTCAGCACAGCGTAGCCTGCGGCAATAGCCGCTTGGTCAAGCTGTTTTCGCAACCGGTCACTGTTGAGTATTTCAAGGGCATCAATTGTCAGGCTACACCTGTGGCGACGGAAACCGTGCAGACGGGGGAATTTTTCTGGTTCGATCTGCCATCGCCGGATCTGTCTCTGGCTGATTTCTCGGTGCGTTTCACTAGTACCTTCACCCCGCAGGAGGATGGGCCGCATCTGCTGGGCATGACCAACTCGGGTCTTGCCAAGCTCTATGTCGATGAAGAACTTGTCATTGACGGCTATACCGGGTGGAAGCGCGGTGAGAATTTCTTTGGCACGGCCAATGATGAAATTCGGCACTCGGTGGAGATGAAGGCTGGCCGTAGCTACGCAATCAAAGTTGAATACCTGTCTCCACCGCCAGAGGAATACGGCATCCATATCACCGCGATCCGTTTCGGCATCGAGAAAATTCTCGGTGAAGACGCGATGGTGGAAGCAGTAGAATGTGCAAGAGGCGCGGATGTGGCGTTGCTCTTTGTTGGGCGCGAGGGGCAATGGGATACGGAAGGTCTCGATCTGCCTGATATGCGCCTGCCGGGCCGTCAGGAAGAATTGATCGAGCGCGTCAGCGCCGTCAATCCGAATTGCGTTGTTGTGCTGCAAACCGGTGGCCCCGTTGAAATGCCTTGGTTGGAAAAGGTCAAGGCGGTGCTTCAGGTCTGGTATCCAGGCCAGGAGCTTGGCAATGCTGTGGCCGATATGCTGTTTGGCGATCAGGAACCGGGCGGGCGTCTACCGCAGACGTTTCCAAAGCAGTTGTCGGATAATTCCGCCATCACAAATGACCCGTCGATCTATCCCGGCAAGGATGGCCATGTGCGTTATGAGGAGGGGGTATTTGTCGGTTACCGTCATCACGACAGCCGTAACATCGAGCCGCTCTTTCCCTTCGGGTTCGGGCTTGGCTACACCAGCTTTCATTGGGATGAGCCTAAGGCCTCCGCATCGGAAATGACCGTATCCGGCATAAAAGTCAGCGTAAAGGTCACCAATACCGGAAAACGGGCAGGGTCCGAAGTGGTGCAGGTTTATGTCGAGGCACCTGTCTCTGGTGTCGAGCGCCCATTGAAGGAGTTGCGGGCCTTTGCCAAAATCGCCCTGGGGCCAGGTGAAAGCGGTGAAGTGACGCTTGAAATCAGCCCGCGCGACCTGAGTTATTACGATGTCGATGCCGCGTCATTCCGGGCAGCTGCGGGACATTATCGGCTGCTGATTGGCGCCCATGCCCAGGACATCCGCAGCACGATCACGATTGCCAATCCGCAGGAATGGCTTGGCGCTGTCGGTGACAAGACGATCTGATCGATGGCTTAAATCATGAGGCGGGCCTCGAATCCATCCTGTCGCCCACTAGCGGGTGACAGGATGTCGAAGCGGGCATTCATCTGCTCTGCCAAACGCTCGATAATTGACAAGCCGAGGCCCGATCCGGGCGTGGTGGCATTGGCACGTTGGAAGCGTTTTCGAATGGCCACCAACTGCTCGGGTGGCAAAACCGGGGAGCCATTGACGACGCAGATCGTGCCGTCTTCGACAAGTGTCACCTCGACAGGCACGCCCTGTGTTCCATGCCGCACAGCATTTTCGATCATGTTGCGAATGACGATGGCAAAGGCGTCTTCGCTGATGGCGCGTGGAAGGGTCGCTGTTGGCGGATGTCGATAAACAATGGCATTTCCCGTCGCGCGCTGGAAATCCTCCACGACAAGATCGAGCACCGGTACGAGATCGACAGCCTGCCCGGTCGAGCCAATGCCCGCTTCTGCCCGAGACAATTGCAATAGTTTTTCCGCCAGGCCCGCAAGCTTTTGCAGGGAGGTTTCCACCTGACTTGCCCGGGCGCGGGCTTCCGGCTCCCGCAATTGGGCCAGCATCATTTGCGTCTGCGCCAGGGCGCCAGCAATGGGGGTGCGCAATTCGTGGGCGCTGTTGGCGGTAAATTCGCGCTCGGCATCCAAAGCGGCCCGCAATCGGGTGAGGAGAAGATTGACCGACCGCCCTATGGGCTGCAATTCTTTGGGCAGTGGGCTAAGGTCGATTTCCGCCAGATTGCCATGATCCTTTTCGCTGATTTCCTGCCGAAACTGTTCGACGGGACGCAGGGAACGGCGGATGATCAGCCAGGCGGCCAAAACGCTGAGCGGAACCAGCGCAATCACCGGCAGCAGCATGCCAAGGCCAGCCGCAAGGGCAGAGATATGCCGATGGGTCATCGAGTCGGCCACTTGAACGATGATCGTGTCGCTGACCGCTGTTGTCGTATAAATCCGGTATGTGTCGTTTTGCCAGAAACCGGGTGTTAGCGGTGCGGGCAGGGGGGCTGCGGCCTCGGCGTGGGAATGCATCAGGACGCGACCGCTTGCATCTCTCACCTGATAGATCAGATATCCGTCGGAATCGGGATCGACGGTCGTGAGGATTTGCACGGGGCTCTTCAGCGGATCGCGCTGCATGATGTCATCGACGACCAATGGCAAAAGCCGGTCGCCGGTCTCCTGCAGGGCGCTGTCGAAAATCTCTCCGAATTCAGCCTGCATGACGATGGCGCCGCAGCTTGCCGCCACCAGCCAAAGCACGGTAATCGCGCCGGAAAGCCACAGGAGAAGTTTGCGGGTAATGCTCGGCATGGTCATGCCGCTCCCGCAATGCTGTAGCCAACGCCGCGGACGGTTAGCAGGCGATCCTTGCCGATCTTTTTGCGCAACCGGCTGACATAGACTTCCACCGTATTGCTTTCGATTTCAGATCCGAACGCATACAGGGCTTCCTCGATGCGGGATTTGGAGACCACGGCACCGGGCCGTGCCAAAAGCGCATCAAGCACCGCCCATTCCCGGCTGGAGAGGCTAATGGCGTCGGCACCGTCGGCAATACGACGCTCGGCAGGATTGATTTCCAATGTGCCGATGCGAATGATTGGATTTGGCTTTGCGGCGTAACGGCGCGCGACCGCTAATATGCGTGCCGTCAGCTCATCGAGATTGAATGGCTTGACCAGATAATCGTCAGCACCGGAGTTGAGGCCCTCGATCCGATCCGAAATCTGGTCATGGGCGGTGAGGATAATGATCGGGGTCACGTCGCCATGGTCGCGCAACCGTTTCAGAAAGTCGATGCCGTTGCCGTCAGGCAAGCGCAGGTCAAGCAGTATCAGGCCATAGGCAACGGTCCTGGTACAGGCCTCGGCGTCCAGTAGCCCCTTCATCCAGTCCACAGCATGACCGGCCGCCCCGACATGATCGCGAATGGCCTGACCCAGAACAGCGTCATCTTCTACCAGCAATACCCGCATGCATATCTCCGATCAGAACGGCTGGGGCGCAAGACGCCCGAAATACAAAGCTGGACACCTCTAAAAACCTCCCCATTTTCCGCGTTTCATGATTCAATCCGGCCAGTGTGATTTTCTGGGAGCGGATGATGCGTGGGCAACCGGGCTTTTGGGATTTGGATGATCGTTACGAACGGCTGAGTGCCGTCGGCGATCCGCTGGAGAAGCTCAACAGCATCATTCCATGGGCGATATTTGAAAAACCTTTAGCGAAGGCGCTGAAGCGGTCCGACGGATCGAAGGGTGGACGTCCACCATTTCCGTCGGTTCTGATGTTTAAAATCCTGGTGCTGCAAGCGCTTTATAATCTCTCCGACGACCAAGCGGAGTTTGTTATCCAGGACCGGCTGTCGTTTATGCGTTTCCTTGGCCTTTCCCTTTCGCAGAAGGTGCCGGATGCCAAGACGATCTGGCTGTTCCGAGAGAGTTTGGTGCGTGCAGGTGCCATTGATAATCTGTTTGCCCGTTTCGACAAGCATCTCTCACGTTCCGGATATCTGGCCAAAGGCGGGCAGATCGTTGACGCCACGATCATCCAGGCTCCCAAGCAACATAACAGCCAGGACGAGAAAGACGCGATCAAGGCCGGCGAAATCCCTGAGGACTGGAAGGATAAACCCGCCAGGCTGGCCCAGAAGGACCGCGACGCGCGATGGACAGTGAAGTATTCCAAGGCGAAACGGCCAACGGAGACGCCGACGTCGACGACGACTGGCCAGCACGATATTGCCATTCCAATGTTTGGTTACAAAAACCATGCAGGCATCGACCGAGCCCATGGCTTTATCCGGGGATGGACGGTGACGAGTGCGAGCGCCCATGACGGAGCCCAGCTTCGAAACGTAGTGACCAAAGACAATACCGCGTCGACGGTCTGGGCCGATACGGCCTATCGCTCCAAGACCAACGAGGAATGGTTGCAGGACAATGGCCTAAAGTCCGACATCCATCAGAAGAAGCCAAAGGGCAAACCCATGCCGGAGGCGATGTCGCGCGCCAACGGCCGTCGTTCGAAGGTCCGCTCCGCCATCGAACATGTCTTTGCGCGGCAGAAGGACAAGATGAAGCTCTTCGTGCGCACCATCGGAATCAGCCGAGCGAGGGTGAAGATCGGCATGGCCAATATCACCTACAACATGCTTCGCTATGTCTGGCTGACTGGAAAACCACGGACCGCATAACGCGCAGCTGGCCGGAAGGCCGAAATGCATGCCGCAGATGCGGCAATCATCACAAAAAATGGGCGATCATCCGCGCGAGTTCATCGCGGAAATACATCCACGGCACCATCTTGCCAACTGCGACCGGTAAATCGAGGTGTCCAGCTTTTGACGTTCTTTATGACACCTAGCTTAAGCGGGTCGAAATTTCAGAAAAATCTTGGAAGGCAGCACACGGCGGATCTTTCAGCTTGGTGTCAGCGCAACTGCCGATAAAGGGCAATCGCGTCGATAAACGGTGTTTTCTACGTTCGTTGGCTGGATGCGGCGACGGCTCCCAGAAGCAGTCGATGGGTTGGTAGACAGGAGGTTCGATATGAAGATTGTGCTGATTGCCTTGTCTATCACTCTGGCTCTGGCAGGCACGACTTTGGCCGGGGGAAAATGCGCGGTGCCGCTGAAGGAATGGCAACCCCGAGAGAGTTTGCAGAGAAAGCTTGAAGGAGAGGGCTGGAATGTTCGCTCCATCCGGAGCGGCGACGGGTGCTATGAGGCCCACGCTATCGATTCCAGCGGCAACGCAGTCGAAGCCTATTTCG
This genomic window contains:
- a CDS encoding copper homeostasis protein CutC; translation: MAEREPEKNDRGLLEVCVDSVAGLEAAIAGGADRIELCAALDCGGLTPTSGLMQRAAQAPIPVFAMIRPRAGGFVFSPDEVAVMAADIHAARQAGLAGVVLGASLPDGRLDLEVLGKLTAVASGLAVTLHRAFDLVPDFDEALEQAVALGFGRILTSGGAQSVVDGFDRLTSLSKAAGGRIIILPGGGLRPDRIAPFWQAGLREFHASCSVPATVDPVLVDFGFARAGQAQTDSDLVRRLVEAIDNCRTLP
- a CDS encoding acyl-CoA thioesterase, which translates into the protein MTEIDEPQGELTLRTLAMPADTNPAGDIFGGWVLAQMDAAAGIRSSERAKGRTVTAAIKEVSFKLPVKVGDTVCIYTSISQVGRTSMTIYVECWVRRQFTQERQKVTDAHFIMVALDEKGAPRQVDPETV
- a CDS encoding beta-glucosidase, yielding MIDRLLDEMTLEEQVSLLSGADFWTTVPVERLGIAKIKVTDGPNGARGGGSLVGGVKATCYPVAIALGATWNPALIEAMGVSLAGQVKSKGASVLLAPTVNIHRSGLNGRNFECYSEDPMLTAALAVAYIKGVQSQGVAATIKHFAGNESEIERQTMSSDIDERALREIYLLPFEQAVKKAGVMAVMSSYNRLNGTYTSEHAWLLTDVLREQWGFDGIVMSDWFGSHSTSETINAGLDLEMPGPTRDRGEKLVQAVRDGTVRPETVREAAGRILTLLERVGAFSSAPDLSEHAEDLPADRALIRKIGAEGAVLLKNDNILPLEKASLKRVAVIGPNAAVARVMGGGSAQINAHYTISPLEGIRAALQGSVDVQHSVACGNSRLVKLFSQPVTVEYFKGINCQATPVATETVQTGEFFWFDLPSPDLSLADFSVRFTSTFTPQEDGPHLLGMTNSGLAKLYVDEELVIDGYTGWKRGENFFGTANDEIRHSVEMKAGRSYAIKVEYLSPPPEEYGIHITAIRFGIEKILGEDAMVEAVECARGADVALLFVGREGQWDTEGLDLPDMRLPGRQEELIERVSAVNPNCVVVLQTGGPVEMPWLEKVKAVLQVWYPGQELGNAVADMLFGDQEPGGRLPQTFPKQLSDNSAITNDPSIYPGKDGHVRYEEGVFVGYRHHDSRNIEPLFPFGFGLGYTSFHWDEPKASASEMTVSGIKVSVKVTNTGKRAGSEVVQVYVEAPVSGVERPLKELRAFAKIALGPGESGEVTLEISPRDLSYYDVDAASFRAAAGHYRLLIGAHAQDIRSTITIANPQEWLGAVGDKTI
- a CDS encoding M81 family metallopeptidase; this translates as MELRIAVGGIHTECSTSSPVLMQIEDFRVLRGDDLLAADYFSFLGTDGLKPLPLLHARAVPGGPVLRQTYESFKAEFLERLQAALPVDGLYLAMHGAMNVEGIDDAEGDWIASARAVVGLDCPVAASYDLHGNVTQKIIDQLDIFAGYRTAPHIDVRETMVRAWDMLVKALRTGEKPGIAWAPVPVLLPGERTSTEDEPAKSLYLQLPQHDQRPGIWDANLMVGYVWADEPRATACAVVTGVDRSEAQKVAEEIARSYWEARHAFRFGPVTGSLNDMLNIVEKTQTRPIILADSGDNPTGGGVGDRADVLAALIARNFDGAVIGGITDKPAVDACFSAGVGAKLALKVGGSLDPASPSVEVNCEVLRLDDPGVATERQAIVKIGGITLILASKRRPYHNLADFTRHGIDPKAVRLLVVKSGYLSPELQPISNPNLMALTDGVINQDIEALPSKRRKQPTYPFVKDFDYQPQATTSARWTDSDNREGAD
- a CDS encoding beta-N-acetylhexosaminidase encodes the protein MAEVAFRLDNSWYPIEGDDGGGFVFTVYNLSSEPISGFKLAYTALTRVKDGPVCDNALFLRRNANFHQFTPPEGLVLVPGACWRFTVQGLWRPARHRTDGAKSAYLTLADGRHVAVSVDDLMLQGRVSEPAPVLLPKGEVSKPFSLLPWPVEANLAAGDGFPVAIYPAKDTDLPGLQAVERVNALYRRLFAVGHVPFSLAPVDQGKALRLDHDPALGASAYRLDFAQQITLSFGDEAGRQYGLTALAQMLHGARRDPAQFQFPVSGQIKDAPRYGWRGCHLDVSRQFYPTQDVLRLIDIMAWMKLNIFHWHLTDDEAWRLEIKAYPQLTTIGVLRGPAEPMLPQLGNGAEPVGGFYTQEDVAHIVAHAALLHVEVVPEIDIPGHSTAILAALPELVDGQEAPDSYRSVQGYPNNALNPAIEQTYAFLGKVLDEMARLFPSDLVHVGGDEVAANTWMASPLAKKLMEQEGIDGTFGLQSHFMKRIQQMLKERGKKLAGWDEVSHGGGVDPQGTLLMAWQKPEVGLDLARQGYDVVMTPGQAYYLDMVQDEAWQEPGASWAGTVPPHHTYTYEAVAEFPEELKPRMRGVQACIWSEHFLNRDYFNHLVFPRLPAVAEAAWTPRDQKDWLRFAALAPLMPHF
- a CDS encoding TetR/AcrR family transcriptional regulator, with product MPRQDISDAGRAPVDTVAGRRRNSVKGAARREEILQAALNRFAKDGFQNAAIADIAEDVGLSLPGLLHYFPTKVDLLLAILERRDKETAPDLNKKTPHWRDFLGLLVEVTNQNMQSEGVVRAFSILNAESLLAGHPAQAWFHKRSLQLRRKLANIFAEGIMNHEIKSDIDPQGIATEIIGLMDGLQMLWLRLPDSTDMGVLFSAYVERLIASIEVSKKR
- a CDS encoding MFS transporter, with protein sequence MPPVLSIIAANPGIRISAIAIFFFGLSGATTAPYMSIIGIHELGLSNAHYSLLIFIASCVNVAASVAVGILADRLGHFRMPMVMVSLFGVIGYGVVFLEPNQIIFVGSALLLLPVYNALNSLIFANVRAASKDMPVRELIAVNSGVRAIISASWVLVPGLVGFFLAGQKSMLPAFLFASLGGLACFMLFLVWLPKAEARAEPSASLAFFSSLSKIASPGLLLRLGAIALITAMLQMNGVVLPLVMTGPAHGTTGDVGIIVGIVAFLEIIFILFWGWVERKTSSVATLVAGSLIYCVYLLCLGLASRPEHVYLLSGIAGFGAAAIISVPITYLQNLIADRAGLGSSLIAVNIFLSGGLNSLLFAFGTGISDYSGTAMLGALAGFCGILLLLMLEKPRSFRGAQ